A region of Synechococcales cyanobacterium T60_A2020_003 DNA encodes the following proteins:
- a CDS encoding N-acetylmuramoyl-L-alanine amidase, translating to MTKRTYEGRVLSHIYLTHDSDLGTLVAEASDRPTATRPSTSSTTVSPSDRISASSTVITTPTDVPRISTSPSTSSDRPSRVIIPSTSSTPTTTSSGAINAVTYRVVVDASSSQLDDIQDVVPDAFRTTVDGQSVVQAGIFRDRSTAESIRQSLDNRDFQARILTIPAGALVVSRSSSTLSSRTPGVTSRTSDDVPDLSNSRLTVVLDPGHGGRDPGAVGINGLQEADVVLDITEKVADILEDQGVNVVMTRVDDREIDLAPRVSTAERANATAFVSIHANSLSLSRPEVNGVETYYSSSSSLGRQLAQSIQENLVDETDMGDRGTKTARFYVLTQTSMPAALVEVGFVTGEEDAPLLASSAFRSRIAEGIGQGILDYLQGR from the coding sequence ATGACGAAGCGTACCTATGAGGGACGAGTGCTGTCTCACATTTACCTCACCCACGACAGCGATCTAGGAACGTTGGTGGCAGAAGCTAGCGATCGCCCTACGGCAACTCGTCCGTCTACCTCGTCAACGACCGTTTCACCCAGCGATCGCATCTCTGCCTCCTCAACGGTGATTACGACCCCAACGGATGTGCCCCGTATTTCAACCAGCCCTTCGACATCGAGCGATCGCCCTTCCAGAGTAATTATTCCATCTACTTCATCCACCCCTACAACGACCTCATCTGGGGCGATTAATGCCGTCACCTATCGGGTGGTGGTTGATGCCAGCAGTTCCCAACTCGATGATATTCAGGATGTTGTGCCGGACGCGTTTCGGACAACGGTGGACGGACAGTCGGTGGTGCAGGCGGGTATTTTTCGCGATCGCTCTACGGCAGAATCGATCCGTCAATCGTTGGACAATCGTGATTTTCAGGCGCGGATTCTCACGATTCCGGCGGGTGCGCTGGTGGTCTCTCGATCCTCCTCAACCCTATCGAGTCGTACTCCTGGCGTGACCTCTCGCACCAGTGATGACGTACCCGATTTGTCCAACAGCCGTCTAACGGTTGTTCTGGATCCGGGGCACGGGGGTAGGGATCCCGGTGCGGTGGGGATTAACGGTCTCCAAGAAGCTGATGTTGTTCTCGATATTACCGAGAAAGTCGCTGATATTCTTGAGGATCAGGGCGTTAATGTCGTGATGACGCGCGTGGATGATCGCGAAATTGACCTTGCTCCCAGGGTTTCAACGGCGGAACGGGCAAACGCTACCGCTTTTGTCAGTATCCATGCCAATTCCCTGAGCCTGAGTCGGCCTGAGGTGAATGGCGTGGAAACCTACTATAGTTCGTCGTCGTCCTTGGGGCGACAGTTGGCGCAGTCGATTCAGGAGAATTTGGTAGACGAAACCGATATGGGCGATCGGGGCACCAAGACGGCTCGGTTCTACGTGCTGACCCAAACCTCGATGCCTGCAGCCTTGGTGGAAGTGGGATTTGTGACGGGCGAGGAGGATGCACCGCTATTGGCGAGTTCTGCCTTTCGATCTCGGATTGCGGAGGGTATTGGGCAGGGTATTTTGGACTATTTGCAGGGGCGATGA
- the urtE gene encoding urea ABC transporter ATP-binding subunit UrtE encodes MESTESTPNQSSDEIVLRVSGLNVYYGESHILRDVDMSVPSGKMICLIGRNGVGKTTLLKTVMGLLKPRSGNIHYFGQSLLDKTPDKRARSGIGYVPQGREIIPRLTVKENLILGLEARPTRSRSTEIPDEIFDLFPVLKTMLSRMGGDLSGGQQQQLAIARALMGKPKLLVLDEPTEGIQPSIILDIESAVKQIIAATGISVLLVEQHLHFVRQADYYYAMQKGGIVASGVTSDLSNDVIQEFLAV; translated from the coding sequence TGGGTTAAACGTCTACTACGGTGAAAGCCACATTCTCCGAGATGTGGACATGAGCGTTCCATCTGGAAAAATGATCTGTCTGATTGGTCGGAATGGTGTTGGCAAAACCACGCTGTTGAAAACGGTGATGGGTTTGTTAAAACCTCGTAGTGGCAATATCCATTATTTTGGGCAGTCCCTTCTCGATAAAACGCCAGACAAGCGGGCGCGATCGGGCATTGGCTACGTCCCCCAAGGTCGAGAGATCATTCCTCGTCTCACCGTAAAGGAAAACTTGATTCTGGGATTGGAAGCAAGACCCACGCGATCCCGCTCTACGGAGATTCCCGATGAGATTTTTGATCTCTTTCCCGTGTTGAAAACCATGCTATCCCGCATGGGCGGAGACCTCAGCGGTGGACAGCAGCAGCAATTGGCGATCGCTCGTGCCTTGATGGGCAAACCCAAGCTCCTAGTTTTAGACGAGCCAACCGAGGGGATTCAGCCGTCGATTATTTTGGACATTGAATCAGCGGTCAAACAGATCATTGCCGCAACCGGAATTTCCGTCCTCCTGGTGGAACAACACCTCCACTTTGTGCGGCAGGCCGATTACTACTACGCCATGCAAAAGGGTGGCATTGTGGCCTCTGGTGTAACCAGTGACCTCAGCAACGACGTGATTCAGGAATTCCTAGCGGTATAG